The region AACGGTTCGCGACGCGCTGACCGACCTGTTCGGTCCGGGGGCGGACGCCACCGCGACGGGCCCGGCGCCCACCGACGTGCCCGCGGGCCAGGCCGCCCAGCAGCGGCCTCCGGCCGACCAACAGCCCGCGGGAACGCCGCCGCCGCGGCAGGGTCGGGCGCCGCAACCCGAGGTGCCCGCGGCGGTGCCGCCGTCGGGTCCCACGCAGCTGTCGGCGGCCAAAGCGGCTGCGCTGCAGAACGTCAACAGCGCGCTCGATGCGCTGCGGGAGGCGCAGCGCGGCGGTGACTTCGCGCAGTTCGGCGAAGCGCTGCAGCGCCTCGACGACGCCATGAAGAACTACCAGTCGGCGCAATAGTCACTGCCGCCGATGCGCTACCGGGTGCTCGGGCCACTGCAGGTGGTCGATGGGGACGGCCCGGTCGACATCGGGCCGCCCAAGCAGCGGGCGGTGCTGGCCGTGCTGCTGCTCGCCCAGGGCCGGGTGGTGTCGACCGACCGGCTCGTCGACGCGGTATGGGGTGACGACGCGCCGGCGAGCGCGACGGCCAGCCTGCAGGTCTACATCTCGAATCTGCGCCGTGCGCTGCGCGCCGGGTCCGGTGGACCCCGCATGGCCTCTCCGATCGTGCGGCGCCCTCCCGGGTACTACCTCGACGTCGATCCCGAGACCGTCGACCTCACGGCGTTCGCCGCCGAATGTGCCCGCGCCGGTGCCGCGGTGGAGGCCGAGCGATGGCAGGACGCGCTGACCCATGCGGACGGTGCGCTGAACCTGGTGCGCGGTGGGCTGCTGGAAGACATGGTCGACGCGGCGTGGGCACGCGACGACACCGCCCGCGTCACCGAGATGCTCACCGAATGCGTCGCCAACAAGGTCGTGGCGCTGCTCGCGGTGGGCAGGGTCGGTGCGGCGCTCGCGGAGGCGTCGCGCCTGCGCGAGCTCGAGCCGCTCGCCGACCGAGGGGCCCGGTTGCACATGATGGCGCTCTACCGCGCGGGGCGCGCCGCCGAGTCTCTGGAGGTCTACTCCCGGCACGCGCGTGTGCTCGACGACGAACTCGGCCTCGAGCCCGGACCGGAGCTGCGGGAGCTGCAGACGGCGGTCCTGCGGCAGGCTCCCGAGTTGGCCGGCTGGCCGCGGTCCCCGGAATGGACGGGCGCCGCCCCGATGCCGGTGGCCGAACCGGCGCCGGTGGCGGCGACGGTCGCCGACTCCGCTCCGCTGCGGGCGCCGCTGGTGGGCCGGGAACGCGAACTGTCCACGGCCACTGAGCTTCTCGCGCGGGTCACGAACGGCACGAGCAGTTGGCTGGTGTTGTCGGGTCCGCCGGGGATCGGCAAGACCCGGCTCGCCGAGGAGATCGCCGGCCGGGTGGCCGCAGCCGGCGGGGACGTGGTGTGGGTGAACTGTCCCGACGAGAGAGCGACCCCGCCCTGGTGGCCGATGCGCCAGCTGGTCCGTGCGCTGGGCGCCGACGCCGACTCGGTACTCGAGATACCGCAACACGCCGACCCGGACACCGCGAGATTCCTTGTCTACGAACGCATCCAGTCACTCCTGGAGTCGGCACCGGGTACGCTCGCGGTGGTCGTGGACGACGTGCAGTGGTCGGACACCACATCGGCGAGTTGTCTTGCCTACATCGCCGGCGCGTTGCGGGACAGGCCGGTGGTGGTGATCCTCACGGTCCGCGACGGCGAACACCCGCCGCAGATCGCACGGTTGCTGAGCACGGTGGCACGCGGTGAGGCGAACCGGCACATCGAGGTGCCCGCGCTGTCCTCGGCGGACGTCGCCACCCTGGCCAACGAGGTGGCGGAGGACGCGGTGTCGCCCGCCGAGGCCGCGGAACTGGCCGCGCGGACGGGCGGCAACCCGTTCTTCGTCTCCGAGTACGCGCGGCTGCCGCGCGCCGAGAGGGCGGGCAACGAGATCCCGCGCGCGGTGCGCTCGGTGCTGGACCGCAGGCTGGCGGCACTGGATCCCGCTGTGGTGCAGGTCCTGCGCACCGCTGCGGTGATCGGCGATGTGATCGACGCGGCCGCGGTGCCGGTACTGGCGCAGGCCACCCGGCTGGAGATCGACACGCTCGCCGATCACCTCGACGCCGCCGCCGACGAGCGCATCGTCGTCGCGGCCCACGACGGCGACGGATACGAGTTCGCGCACGGCCTGTTGCGCGACCAGCTGCTGGCGAGCATGCCCGCGCTGCGGCGACAACGTCTGCACGCCACGGTCGCCGACGTGCTGAGCGACTCCACCGCACACGACGCACCGACTCGGCGTGCGCAGCACCTGATCGCCGCGCAACAGCTGGTCGAGCCCGCCCCGGTGGTCCAAGCGTGCCGGTTGGCCGCCGAACAGGCCACCGCACAATGGAGTTCCGACATCGCGGCACGCTGGTGGCAGGCGGCGCTGGATGCCTACGACCGGCTGCCGGTGTCGGCGCGTGACGATGCGGACCGCGACGCACTGACCGTCGAACTGCTGGAAGCACATTCGCGTGCCGGCCGCGGGCAGCTGGTCCTCGACAGCGTGCAGCGCTATCTGGGTGAGGCGCTGCGCAACGGGCGTGCCGCCACCGCCGGGCGGGTCGCCAGCGCACTGCTGCGCGCCAGCGGCGGATGGCCTTGGCTGGCACCCGGTCACGATCCGGGGGAGCTGCTGGGGCTGCTGACGCGGGCGGCTTCGGTGGCGGAAAGGGATCCGGCCTCCGCGGCGCGGGTGCTGCCGGCGCTGGCGGTGGGACACTGCTACCACCCGGACGCCGGCATCGCTGCGGACCTGCTGGACCGCGCCGAACGGGTGGCCGAGGACACGGGGGACGCCGACGTACTCGCCGACGTGCTGATCGGACGGCTCATCACCTACTCCGGGGTGGCCACGCTCAGCGAGCAGACGATGACCTGGGTGCAGCGACTGGAAGCCCTGCACCACAACCGATCCCGCGAAGACGCCGTCATCGCCCACTCCGTCGCGACGATGGCGGCGATGAACCTCGCGGACGTGGCCGGCACGCGCCGGCATCTGCGGGCCGGCATCGCGGGCAGCGAAGACCTCCGATTGCCGGTGCTGCGAGCCCAATTGAGGTGGATGGAGGCGGTGCTCGCGATGTGGACCGGCGACTTCGCGGAAGCCGAGCGCCACCATGCCATCGCCGCTCATGTGCACGAGCAGACCGAGCTCTACGAAGCCGGCAGCGGGCTGCTGGCCAGAGCGTCGCTGCTCCGGGAGAAAGGCGGTCCCGTCGACCCGAGCTGGAGCGGGTTGCGCGCCGGGGAGGAGACCGGCGGGCAGGGGATGGTCGGGGTGGTGCGCACCGCGCTGCTGACGCTGCAGAGCGGACCCGCCGCACGCGCCGAGGCCGTCGAGACTCTGCAGGCCTGGGCCGCGACCACCGACCGTGGGCACATCTGGACGACGCTCGGCCACCAGGCGCTGCTGGCGCATCTGGCCGCCGAACACGAACTCGTCGGATTCGCCGAAGCGCTGCTGGCCGAGCTGACCCCGTACCGCGACCGGATCGCGGTGATCGGCCAGGTCGGTCTGGCCGGCCCGGTCGCGCTGGCGACGGCGCGGCTGCACGCGCTCGGCGGGGACCGGCGCCGTGCCCTGGAGGATGTGGCGATGGCGCGGGGGGTCGCCGAACGCACCGGGGGTGTGCCGACGCTGCTGCGCTGCCGGCTGCTGGAGTGCCAGCTGACCGAGTCGGCGGCCGAGCGCGCCGCGGCCGCGCGCAGAGTGGCCGGCGACGCCGCGGCGTTGGGTATGGCCGGGGTGGCCCGTGCGGCAGAGGCACTGGCCTGACGTCGGCTACTTGACGATCAACATCCCGTGCATGGAGGGGTGGTACTTGCAGTGGAACGGATATTCGCCCGGTGCGGACGGCGCGGTGAACGTGCTCTTCTCCTTGCTCTCCACATCGACGGAGAACGTGCCCGCGGTGTCGGAGGTGACCGAATGCTCGACCGGGTCGCCGTTCGTGACGGCGATCTGAGCCCCGGGCGGCACCGTGACGGGTCCGCCGTAGTTCATGGCCGCAATCGTCAGGGTGGCCGCGTCGGCCGACGCGGTCGCGATGCCTGACCGGCTCTCGCCGGAGTTGCTCGATGCACCGCATGCCGTGGCCAACGCCGCAATGAGACATGCGGTGGCCCAGAACAACCCGTGCTTTGTCATCGTCGCCCCTCTCGTATCAGCCTTCGGCCGAGACACGGTTGTCGACTGGAAATGGTTCAACCACGCCGGGCCGGCCCGCGCACTCGCCGGGGCCATTGCCCTCGGGGACACCACGGAGGACGATGGATGGGTTCGGCGGCGCCGGCATGACGCTGCCGCTGACCGTGGAGGCAGACCATGCACGCACGTAGTTCCCACATCCACGCGCGGTCCTCGGCGATAGACGCCGGAATCGCCTACATCCACGACACCGTGTGGCCCGCACTGACCGGCCTGGACGGCTACATCGGCTTGTCACTGCTGGTGGACCGACTGTCCGGGCGGTGCATCGTGACGACGGCGTGGCAGTCCGAGGAGGCGATGATCGCCAGCCGCCGGGAGGCCGACGCGATGCGCGACCGCGCCGCACAGATCCTGGGCGGCAGTCCCACCGTCGACGAGTGGGAGATCGCCGCGCTGCACCGCGAACACCACTCGACCCCCGGCGCCTGTGTGCGCGTGACGTGGGCGCGGGTCGATTCCGAACAGGTCGATCGCGCGGTCGACGGCTATCGGCTGGCCACCATCCCCGCGCTGGCCGAACTCGACGGGTTCTGCAGCTGCAGCCTGCTGGTCGACCGGGACTCCGGATTCGGCGTCGCCTCGGCCACCTTCGACAGCCTGGACGCGATGCGGCGCAGCCGCGCGGCGTCGGATGCGATCAAGGCCGCCACGGTCCGCGACACCGGCGTCGAGGTGATCGACGAGTGCGAGTTCGATCTGGTGCTCGCCCACCTGCGGGTCCCCGAGATGGCCTGACCGCTCCGTCTCATTCGCCGAACTGAGGTTCCCGGTCGCTGATCTGCTGCGGATCACGGCCGGGAACCTCAGTTCGGCGCCTGCCCGCTTGGATTTTTCTTAATGCGCAGGCCAAGCGGCCGCCAAGTCCCACCGGTGATACTTCTCGCGAGCATCAGCCTCGTGAGAAGGGACTTCCATGACGATTCCGGCCGACCTGACCCGCGACGACGCACTGCAGCGGCTGCGGCAGCACGTCGCCACCCATGCGGCGCTGCCCGGCGAACCCGGGTACGAGCGCTGCGTGCCCTGGAATCTGGCGGCGACGGTGGCTCCTGCCGCCGTGGTGCTCGCGACGTCGGCGGAGGACGTGGCGGATACGGTGAGATTCGCTGCAGCGCATGGCTTCACGGTGACGGTGCAGGCCACCGGTCACGGCGCGGTGGGGGTGGGGCACGGCACGATTCTGGTGCAGACCTCGGCGATGAAGCACTGCGAGGTGGACGCACTCAATCGCACCGCCCGGGTGGGTGCGGGCGCGCGCTGGCAGGACGTCCTCGACGCGGCGACGCCGCACGGGCTGGCGCCGATGTGCGGTTCGGCGCCCGGTGTGGGAGTGGTCGGATATCTCACGGGCGGTGGCATCGGGCCGTTGGTGCGCACCGTGGGGCTGTCGTCGGACCACGTGCGGGCCTTCGACGTGGTCACCGGTGAGGGTCGGTTGCTGCGGGTGACGCCGGAGGAGAACGCCGACCTGTTCTGGGGGCTGCGCGGCGGCAAGGCCACGCTGGGTATCGTCACCTCCGTCGAGATCGATCTGCTGCCGATCGCCGAGTTCTACGGTGGGGCAGTCTATTTCGACGGCTCCGACGCCGCTGCGGTGCTGCATGCGTGGACGGCGTGGTGCTCGCAGCTGCCGGAGACGGCGAACACGTCGATCGCGATCCAGCAGTTGCCGCCGCTGCCCGGGGTACCGGAGCCGTTGGCCGGCCGGATGACGGTCGCGGTCCGCTATACCGCGGTGGGGGACTTCGCCGAGGCCGAACGGCTGCTCGCACCGATGCGGGTCGCGGCGACCCCGCTGATCGACACCGTGGGTGTGCTGCCGTACGCGGCAATCGGTGCAGTGCACGCCGATCCGGTCGACCCGATGCCCATCAACGAGAACCAGGCGCTGCTGTCGGCGCTGCCGGCCGAGGCGGTCGATGCCCTGCTGACGGTCGCGGGCCCGGAATCGGGTTCGCCGCAGGTGATCGTCGAGCTGCGGATGCTCGGCGGTGCGCTGGCCCGCGAGCCGCAGCACCGCAGCGCGTTCTGCCACCGCAACGCCGCGTTCTCGTTGGCGACCATCGGTGTGCTGATGCCCGAGACGGCGGCGACGGTCGTCGAGCACGCGGATGCGGTCGTCGAGGCGCTGCAGCCGTGGTCGACGGGCGGACAGATGCCCAACTTCGCGCCCTCGTATGACCCGGCCCGACCGGCGCGGGTCTACACCGAGGACACCCTGCACTGGCTGGCCGCGCTGGCCGATCGCTATGACCCGGCCGGCGTGCTGGCCACCGGCCAGGTGATCCGAACCATGCGCTAGCTGACCCGTCCTTCTTCCCCGCGAGCTCCCCCTCCTTCTTCCCCGCGAGCGTGCGTGTCTGCGGCCGCCACGCCGTCAAAAAACGAGAGTTCGCGCACGTTCGCCGACGCCGAGCCGACCCCGGGCCCGGCGAGCCTGCCGTCGCCGGGCCCGGCCCCGTGCGGGCTCGCTACTATTTTTCCCGGCATCCGAGGTCGTTTGTCGAAGGGGAAAGCACATGACTGCGCACGTCGAGCAGCTCGAGTTCCAAGCCGAGGCCCGTCAACTGCTGGATCTGATGATCCACTCCGTATACAGCAACAAGGATTCGTTTCTGCGGGAACTGATCTCGAACGCCTCCGACGCTCTGGACAAACTGCGGCTCGAATCGTTCCGGAACAAGGACCTCGACGTCGACACCTCCGATCTGCACATCGAGATCGAGGTGGACAAGTCGGCGCGCACCCTGACCGTGCGCGACAACGGCATCGGCATGACGCGCGACGAGGTGGTGGGCCTGATCGGGACGCTCGCGAAGTCGGGCACGGCCGAACTGCGTCAACAATTGCGCGAGGCCAAAGACAAGGACGCATCCGAGGAGCTGATCGGCCAGTTCGGGATCGGCTTCTACGCGAGTTTCATGGTGGCCGACCGCGTCGAGCTGCTCACGCGCAAGGCGGGCGAGAGCGAGGCGACCCGGTGGGAGTCCAGCGGCGAGGGCACCTACACCATCGAATCCGTCGACCAGTCCGCTGGCGAGGTACCCCAGGGCACCTCCGTGACGTTGCATCTCAAGCCCGAAGACCGCGAGGATGAGCTGCACGATTACACCTCGGAGTGGAAGCTCCGCGAGCTCGTCAAGCAGTACTCGGACTTCATCGCCTGGCCCATCCGGATGGACGTCGAGCGCCGGACGCCGGCACCCGAGGAGGGCGGCGAGGAGTCCGTCACCGTCGAGACGCAGACCCTCAACTCGATGAAGGCACTCTGGGCCCGGCCCCGCGACGAGGTCTCCGACGAGGAGTACACGGAGTTCTACAAGCACGTCGCCCATGCCTGGGACGAGCCGCTCGAGGTCATCGCGATGAAGGCGGAGGGCACGTTCGAATACCAGGCGCTGCTGTTCATTCCGTCGCATGCGCCGTTCGACCTGTTCAACCAGAACGCCGCGGTCGGGGTACAGCTGTACGTCAAGCGGGTCTTCATCATGGGTGACTGCGACCAGCTCATGCCGCCTTACTTGCGCTTCGTCAAGGGCGTCGTCGACGCACAGGACATGTCGCTCAACGTCTCCCGGGAAATACTGCAGCAGAACCGGCAGATCAGGGCGATCCGGCGCCGGCTCACCAAGAAGGTGCTCTCGACGATCACCGAGATGCAGACCGAGCGGCCGGAGAAATACCGCACGTTCTGGACTCAGTTCGGCAGGGTCCTCAAGGAGGGGCTGCTGTCCGACACGGACAACCAGCAGACGCTGCTGCGCGTGTCTTCGTTCGCCTCGACGCATAGCGACGACGAACCGACCACGCTCGCCGAGTACGTCGAGCGCATGCCCGAAGGGCAGAGTCAGATCTTCTACGCGACAGGCGAAACGCGCCAGCAACTGCTGCACTCACCACATCTGGAGGCGTTCAAGGCCAGAGGCTACGAGGTGCTGCTGCTCACCGATCCCGTGGACGAAGTGTGGGTGGAGTCGGTGCACGAATTCGACGGCAAGCCGCTGCAGTCGGTGGCCAAGGGCGAGGTGGACCTCGACTCCGATGCCGACAAGGCCGAGCAGGAGGCGCAACGCCAGGAGCGGGAGCAGGAATTCGCCGATCTGATCGCCTGGCTGAAGGACGCGTTGAGCGACCATGTCAAAGAAGTCCGGTTGTCGACCCGCCTGACTGAGTCGCCTGCGTGTCTGATCACCGACACCTTCGGCATCACGCCTGCGCTGGCGCGCATGTACCGGGCTTCGGGGCAGCCGGTTCCGGTCGAGAAGCGGATCCTCGAGCTCAATCCGAACCATCCCCTCGTCACCGGTCTGCAGCAGGCGCACAAGAGCCGCGGCGCCGACGACGCGCTGGTTGACACTGCCGAACTGCTCTACGGCACAGCACTTCTCGCCGAAGGGGGAGTGCTCGAGGATCCGGCGAAGTTCGCCGGGCTGCTCGTCGACCGACTGACACGGACGGTGGGCAACCAGTAATACACGCGGCTGGCGACGGCGGTGGATGCGACGGTGAGACCTGATGGACGCGGCTCGGCGGGCGGCCCGACATCGACGCCATGGATGTCGCGGTCGGAGCTCTGCAGCAGCGCTCTACGGCGGGTCGACGCCAGCCTGCGCCGGCTCACACCCTTGAGGTCAGATGCAGGCATGGACCCCACCTGAGCAGGCGATTTGGAGGGTGGACGGGCGCCCCGGTAACCTAGCGTTCACCCGTCGCGGGGTGGAGCAGCTCGGTAGCTCGCTGGGCTCATAACCCAGAGGTCGCAGGTTCGAATCCTGTCCCCGCTACTAAGTGAAACGGCCCCCGGAGGAGACTCCGGGGGCCGTTTTCATGAGCACGCCGTCACGGCGGGTTCGCGGCCCGCTACAGGCACTTCGCCGCTCTCAGCTGATTCGAGTGAGTTTGAATGGCAGCGAAATCAGCAGTGGTTTGCTGACGCCGCAGGCGCCGCTGGGCCCGAGGGTTTCGTCGAGGCCGGCGAAGAGGTCGGACTGGCTGTTGTCGGCCTGGCCGGTGTGGGCGTCGACAGCGTAGAAGCGGTAGTGCTGCAGCCCGTCGGCGGCGCTTCCATCAGGACACGGTTCCCAGCGGGGGACGGGGTGTTTGATGTTCCACAGGCCAGACATTTTGTAGATCGGTGCGCTCCAGCCTTGGTCACTGGTGACCGTTCCGGTGCAGTCAGTGGGGTTCGAGCAGGTGGAGGTGATCGTCCACGTGGCGATGACCGTTTGTTCGTCGTAGAACATTTCGTTGCTCTTGGCGAAGTCGCCGTTGGATTGCGCGCGAAACGTGCCGTTGAGAGATCCTTTCAGTTCGGGAGGCTCAGCGGCGGCCGAGGCGCTACTGACGAACAGGAGCACCGCGGCTGCGAGGGCGAATTGGCCGATATTCACGATGTCTCCTTCGGTGCGCGATGGGTTGGCTTGTCGCGCGGTGGTACTAGTGCGGTAGGAGGTCGGTCCACGCTGAGGGCGGTGATTTGTGGGCGAGATCCGCTTGCGTATAGAGCTTTCCGTCGCCGCCGAGGTAGTTGCCGGTGCGTGGATTGTATTGAGTGACAGCTACTCTGGATGGGAGCACGCCCGAGTGGAACGCGCTGGGCGCGGCGGACGGTGGTCCCGGGAGCGGGGTTGGAGCCTGGATGGCTTTCGGCGGTGTCGCGGACGGCGTCGCCCCGGGTGGGGGGAGTGTTCCCTCCGGGGGTGCATAGATGTTGTTGTCGCGGGAGACGCGCGTGTCGGGAGGAACGCCCTGGGCGATGAGGTTGGGGTCGAAGGGGGAGGGGCCCAGGATGTGCGGACGTACGGCCAGGGGTTGGAAGCCGCGGGGATCGTCGCAGAGTTCTACGGTGGGCGCGCGTTTTCCGGGATGGCCCATGCACGGGTAGTTGCGCGCACCGCGCACGGTGCTCGGCGAATCCTGAGGTAGCTTGCAGTACAGCCCGTCGGGGGTGTCGATTTCGCTGGTGTCGGCGGGAGAGCGCCATTGCGAAGGTGGCAGGAAGCCGACGGTGCAGGGGTTGGGATCGCCTGCGGTGATGGCGAATTCACCGCCGGTGGGGATTCCGGTGGCGTTGTTGCGGGGCATGGCGGCTTGGATGGTCGTGACGAATGGCGGGAGAAGGACGAGGACCTGCTCGAGTGAGGGGTTATAGGTCACGCCGATCTGTCCGATGGTGGTGAGGTTGGCCAGTAGCACTGGAAGTGTGGGTTTGAGTTGGGTCAGCAGTGCCGTGACCTCGTCGGCGGCGCCGGGGCCGGCGGCCAGGAGCTTGCGGATCTGGGGATCGTTGTCGACGACTTGGGTGGTGACGCCGGCCACGCTGTGGGCCCAGGTCCGGAGTGAGTCGGCGGCGGCGGCTTGTCCGTCGAGCAGTGGTGCGCTGTCGTCGACGAGAGCCTGAGTGCGATCGCCGACATCGTTGAGGTCGTGGGCGAGGTGGGACGTGGAGTCGGCGAGCGATCCGAGGTCGAAGCCCGCCCCGCCCAGGCCGGTGAAGGTGTCGTCAAGCAGCGCGTTGAGTTTGTCTTTCGGGATGCTGCTCAGCAGAGCGCTGGCCTGGTCGAGGACGGGCCCGACTTGTTGGGGAACGGTGGTGTCGGTCATCGCGACGATCGAACCGTCACGCAGGTAAGGGCCGCTGTCGGTATGGGGGACCAAGTCGACATACTGTTCACCGACGGCGGAGATGCTGTGCACCTCGGCGGTCAGCGCGGCGGGAATCCGCGCCGAACCTTGTAGCGACAGCACAGCTTTGGTGTGCGTGGGAGGCCCGGGGTCGAGAAGCACGTCGCTTACCTTGCCGATCTGCACGCCACGGTAGGTGACGTTCGCGAAGCGGTAAAGACCACCGCTGTTGGGCAATTCGATGGTGACCGACATACGTCCGATGCCGAGCAGAGTGGGTAGTTGCAGGTAGTTGAGCACCATCACCGTGACACCGACGACGGATGCCAAGGAGAAGACCACGAGCTGGATACGGACGAATCGGGTCAACATCAGCGACCACCCGCTGGCTGGGCTGGCGGCGCCGCGGGTGGCGGGGCCTGACCTGCGCTCGGAGTGCCTGGCGGCAGGGTTTTGGTCAGCGGTGCGTGGAGGGGGTCGTAGGTGTATTGCAGATAGTAGGGATCGCCGGGGGCGGGGATGAGGTCGGCGTTGATGTCACCGAAGCGGGTGCCGCGGAAGATGGTGCGTTTGAGTCGGGAGTAGGTGAGGTCGACGACCGCGTAGAGGTTGAGGTAGTCCCCGCGCACACCCCGGTCGATGACGTTCTGCGGGAACGGGAATGTCGGTGCCAGCGCGAGTGCGGCATCGAGTTTGGGGCCGACGTCGGCGAGCGCTTTGAGAGTCGGCTGCAGGTTGTGCAGGTTGGTGACGAGATCGCTGTGGCTGTCGTTGATGAGCCGAGTGGTGACGTCGCTGAAGGTGCCCAGTTTGGTCAGGGCCTCGGTCAGGCGCGGACGCTCCCGGTCGAGCACATCGAGGGCCGGCGGGATGTCGCGCAGTGCGGTGGTGATGGTGTCGGTCTGCCCGGCCAGGGTGCCGGTGAGTCGGTCGAGGTTGTCGATGGCGGCGGTGATGTTGTCGCGTTGGCGGTCCAGCGCGCCGATGAAAGAGTCGAGACGGGTGAGCAAGTCTCGGATTTGGTTCTCATGGCCGTGTAGGGCGGCAGTGGTGTTGTGGATGATGTCGCCGATCTGCGTGACGCCGCCGGAGTTGATCAGCAGCGACAGCGCCGACAGGGTCTGCTCGGTCGACGGGTAGGTGGATGCCCGGTTGAGGGTGATGGTGGACCCGGGTTCGAGCCTGCCGGTGGGGGTTTGGCCGGCGGGTGGGTCCAGGGCGAGGTGCATCGAGCCCAGCAGACTGGTTTGTCCGACGGTGGCGACGGCGTTGGCCGGCACGACAACACCGGGTGTGATCGTGACATCGACATCGGCGTGCCAGTTGTCGACGGTCATCGTCGAGACGCTGCCGACCACGACGTCATTGACGAGCACGGGCGCGTTGGATTCCAGGGTGCCGACATTGCCGATCTGCACGTGATAGATCGTGGCGCCGGGACCTCGGCCGGGAGTTCCAGGCAGCGGCAGGGTCGTCACGCCACCGAAGGCGCATCCAGCAGCGGTCAGGGTGACGGTGGCCAAGGACAGCGTGCGCCAGAGGCGGGTCGAGGCGGTCATCCGGGCTGCCCCGGAGTGGTCGGAGGCGTTGCATTGCTTGGGCTTTCGGCAGGCAACAGCGGTTGGGGTGACGAAGGGGGTGCGGGTGCTGGTCCCGGTGGTGGGCCGCTTGGAAGCAGCAACGATGGTAGCGAGGTGGCTGTGGCCGGCGGGTATGCCGACAAGGCAGGCGGTTGCTCGGGGGCGGTGGGGGTGGGTCCGGTGCCGCCGGGGGCGAGTTTGGGCTCGGTGTAGATCATCCTGTCGGGTGCATATGACGGAGCCAGGAACGGGTTGATCGGGAAAGGCAGACCGTTGAAGTTCAGCAGGTCCAATCCCGGTCCGAGGTACTGGGCGCACAGTTTCGCTGTCTCTGACGCGGTCGCGTTCTCCACGGCGCCGATCGCTCCGCAGATGAATTGCACGGGGTTGGAGAAGTTGGTCAGCACGAAGGACCCGTTGACATCGCCGGAGTCGGGGTTCCAGATGTTGTAGGCGTTGCCGATGGCGTTGGGTGCGACGTGGAGGACGTTCTCGAGGTCGGTGCGGTGATTGACGAGGTTCTGGGTAACGTTGGCCAGCCGCTGAACCTGTTCGGAGGTTTGATTGCGACTGCCGGCGATGAAGCGTTGCACCTCAACGACTGCTGAGGACAGGTTGGTCACGGCGGCGTCGAGGTCGGAGCGACTCTCGTCGAGGACGCTGGTCAGCGTCGCGAAACGGTCCTGGAACTGCACGATCTGGGTGT is a window of Mycolicibacterium chubuense NBB4 DNA encoding:
- a CDS encoding MCE family protein, translating into MLTRFVRIQLVVFSLASVVGVTVMVLNYLQLPTLLGIGRMSVTIELPNSGGLYRFANVTYRGVQIGKVSDVLLDPGPPTHTKAVLSLQGSARIPAALTAEVHSISAVGEQYVDLVPHTDSGPYLRDGSIVAMTDTTVPQQVGPVLDQASALLSSIPKDKLNALLDDTFTGLGGAGFDLGSLADSTSHLAHDLNDVGDRTQALVDDSAPLLDGQAAAADSLRTWAHSVAGVTTQVVDNDPQIRKLLAAGPGAADEVTALLTQLKPTLPVLLANLTTIGQIGVTYNPSLEQVLVLLPPFVTTIQAAMPRNNATGIPTGGEFAITAGDPNPCTVGFLPPSQWRSPADTSEIDTPDGLYCKLPQDSPSTVRGARNYPCMGHPGKRAPTVELCDDPRGFQPLAVRPHILGPSPFDPNLIAQGVPPDTRVSRDNNIYAPPEGTLPPPGATPSATPPKAIQAPTPLPGPPSAAPSAFHSGVLPSRVAVTQYNPRTGNYLGGDGKLYTQADLAHKSPPSAWTDLLPH
- a CDS encoding MCE family protein, encoding MTASTRLWRTLSLATVTLTAAGCAFGGVTTLPLPGTPGRGPGATIYHVQIGNVGTLESNAPVLVNDVVVGSVSTMTVDNWHADVDVTITPGVVVPANAVATVGQTSLLGSMHLALDPPAGQTPTGRLEPGSTITLNRASTYPSTEQTLSALSLLINSGGVTQIGDIIHNTTAALHGHENQIRDLLTRLDSFIGALDRQRDNITAAIDNLDRLTGTLAGQTDTITTALRDIPPALDVLDRERPRLTEALTKLGTFSDVTTRLINDSHSDLVTNLHNLQPTLKALADVGPKLDAALALAPTFPFPQNVIDRGVRGDYLNLYAVVDLTYSRLKRTIFRGTRFGDINADLIPAPGDPYYLQYTYDPLHAPLTKTLPPGTPSAGQAPPPAAPPAQPAGGR
- a CDS encoding MCE family protein; protein product: MTRRRLLIVAVLALTVALVGGVAVVVHKAFFGPHTLTAYFTKAIAIYPGDSVQVAGVTVGHIDAIEAEGTRTKMTLNVDRDIPIPASAQAVIVSQNLVAARYVELTPPYTPGDGPLMADGGQIPLERTAVPVEWDQVKDQLMRLATDLGPRPDAPPSISRFINSAATALDANGPKLREVIAQLSGVARVLAEGSGNIVDIIGSLQTFVTALRDSNTQIVQFQDRFATLTSVLDESRSDLDAAVTNLSSAVVEVQRFIAGSRNQTSEQVQRLANVTQNLVNHRTDLENVLHVAPNAIGNAYNIWNPDSGDVNGSFVLTNFSNPVQFICGAIGAVENATASETAKLCAQYLGPGLDLLNFNGLPFPINPFLAPSYAPDRMIYTEPKLAPGGTGPTPTAPEQPPALSAYPPATATSLPSLLLPSGPPPGPAPAPPSSPQPLLPAESPSNATPPTTPGQPG